A single genomic interval of Xiphophorus couchianus chromosome 2, X_couchianus-1.0, whole genome shotgun sequence harbors:
- the LOC114134497 gene encoding uncharacterized protein LOC114134497 isoform X1, translated as MSDYEDADFFKELCPSPLESKPKKDYKKNKKTAKHKKRSPTKTKESVQKKKKKSKFKEAMMAQKEKKKEKRKEKKKNKLACNLDDDKLFEGGKKLSICQNEMLSSLSEKSVKETKKKKMVAFGSLPSYIRVKRPIFTSSSPKETEAARKGESCDQVMGKTQIKPHDNDFQYDSDNINSQDLFITQKMFRARSPETSSSEFSDGIVSASPRVFTQQDKNRRTPVGKRKQCNETSDKGQDRAVHLCWRETKTDQEEEIDQLHKHSSQAGDKAAPEHEKHNPFLDDPMIINPTPDSVLIKQCCSYRPYIGVPPPCPAFASTSTQTENFFTAELSSYLSFSQKNRATLESQNMKPLDLSLPQRARGEQGKTLEVYRKHKAEKSLEQNAAGGKKEPSIEETPSPQSEAETKSANTTTSSEDDHHAGKKDVSQVGVVQLRLNKPFFFKTKGEGQSPRPYSPLMKLAQGRDVESKKCRSGRK; from the exons ATGAGTGACTATGAGGATGCAGACTTCTTCAAAGAACTTTGTCCTTCACCATTGGAAAGTAAACCAAAGAAAGACtacaagaagaacaaaaaaactgcaaaacataaaaagcgCAGTCCCACAAAGACAAAGGAGAGTGtccagaagaaaaagaaaaaatccaaattcaaAGAAGCCATGATGGcacagaaggaaaagaaaaaagaaaagaggaaggaaaaaaagaaaaacaaattagcGTGTAATCTTGATGATGATAAACTCTTTGAGGGTGGTAAAAAGCTTTCCATTTGCCAAAACGAGATGCTAAGTTCTTTATCtgaaaaatctgtgaaagaaactaagaaaaaaaagatggtggCGTTTGGTTCCTTACCCTCCTACATACGTGTCAAGCGTCCAATCTTCACCTCTTCATCACCAAAAGAAACGGAAGCCGCTAGAAAAGGCGAGAGCTGCGACCAGGTGATGGGAAAGACCCAGATTAAACCACATGACAATGACTTTCAGTACGACAGTGATAATATAAACAGCCAGGACCTGTTCATCACCCAGAAGATGTTCAGAGCAAGAAGCCCGGAAACTTCCAGCAGCGAATTCAGTGACGGAATTGTTTCTGCATCCCCTCGTGTGTTCACGCAGCAAGACAAGAACCGGCGCACTCCTGtgggaaagagaaaacaatgtAATGAAACATCAGATAAAGGACAAGACAGAGCAGTGCATCTGTGTTGGcgggaaacaaaaacagaccaGGAGGAAGAAATTGATCAGCTTCATAAACACTCGAGCCAAGCTGGAGACAAAGCAGCGCCTGAACATGAGAAGCACAATCCTTTCTTGGATGATCCGATGATCATAAACCCAACCCCGGACTCTGTGTTGATCAAACAATGCTGCTCATACCGTCCGTACATTGGTGTGCCGCCCCCGTGTCCTGCTTTCGCAAGCACATCAACTCAGACAGAAAACTTCTTCACCGCCGAGCTCTCCTCCTACCTCAGCTTCTCCCAGAAAAACAGAGCCACTTTGGAATCTCAGAACATGAAACCTTTGGATCTTAGCTTGCCACAGAGAGCGAGGGGAGAGCAAGGGAAGACACTTGAAGtctacagaaaacacaaagcagagaaaaGTCTTGAGCAGAATGCAGCAGGGGGTAAGAAGGAACCCTCAATCGAAGAGACTCCAAGCCCTCAGTCAGAGGCTGAAACCAAGTCGGCCAACACCACTACCTCCAGTGAGGACGACCACCACGCTGGGAAGAAAGATGTGAGCCAG GTCGGAGTGGTTCAGCTGAGACTCAACAAACCCTTCTTCTTCAAGACGAAGGGAGAGGGGCAGTCACCTCGTCCATACTCGCCGTTGATGAAACTCGCTCAGGGAAGAGATGTTGAATCCAAGAAGTGCCGTTCAGGAAGAAAATGA
- the LOC114134497 gene encoding uncharacterized protein LOC114134497 isoform X2 → MSDYEDADFFKELCPSPLESKPKKDYKKNKKTAKHKKRSPTKTKESVQKKKKKSKFKEAMMAQKEKKKEKRKEKKKNKLACNLDDDKLFEGGKKLSICQNEMLSSLSEKSVKETKKKKMVAFGSLPSYIRVKRPIFTSSSPKETEAARKGESCDQVMGKTQIKPHDNDFQYDSDNINSQDLFITQKMFRARSPETSSSEFSDGIVSASPRVFTQQDKNRRTPVGKRKQCNETSDKGQDRAVHLCWRETKTDQEEEIDQLHKHSSQAGDKAAPEHEKHNPFLDDPMIINPTPDSVLIKQCCSYRPYIGVPPPCPAFASTSTQTENFFTAELSSYLSFSQKNRATLESQNMKPLDLSLPQRARGEQGKTLEVYRKHKAEKSLEQNAAGGKKEPSIEETPSPQSEAETKSANTTTSSEDDHHAGKKDVGVVQLRLNKPFFFKTKGEGQSPRPYSPLMKLAQGRDVESKKCRSGRK, encoded by the exons ATGAGTGACTATGAGGATGCAGACTTCTTCAAAGAACTTTGTCCTTCACCATTGGAAAGTAAACCAAAGAAAGACtacaagaagaacaaaaaaactgcaaaacataaaaagcgCAGTCCCACAAAGACAAAGGAGAGTGtccagaagaaaaagaaaaaatccaaattcaaAGAAGCCATGATGGcacagaaggaaaagaaaaaagaaaagaggaaggaaaaaaagaaaaacaaattagcGTGTAATCTTGATGATGATAAACTCTTTGAGGGTGGTAAAAAGCTTTCCATTTGCCAAAACGAGATGCTAAGTTCTTTATCtgaaaaatctgtgaaagaaactaagaaaaaaaagatggtggCGTTTGGTTCCTTACCCTCCTACATACGTGTCAAGCGTCCAATCTTCACCTCTTCATCACCAAAAGAAACGGAAGCCGCTAGAAAAGGCGAGAGCTGCGACCAGGTGATGGGAAAGACCCAGATTAAACCACATGACAATGACTTTCAGTACGACAGTGATAATATAAACAGCCAGGACCTGTTCATCACCCAGAAGATGTTCAGAGCAAGAAGCCCGGAAACTTCCAGCAGCGAATTCAGTGACGGAATTGTTTCTGCATCCCCTCGTGTGTTCACGCAGCAAGACAAGAACCGGCGCACTCCTGtgggaaagagaaaacaatgtAATGAAACATCAGATAAAGGACAAGACAGAGCAGTGCATCTGTGTTGGcgggaaacaaaaacagaccaGGAGGAAGAAATTGATCAGCTTCATAAACACTCGAGCCAAGCTGGAGACAAAGCAGCGCCTGAACATGAGAAGCACAATCCTTTCTTGGATGATCCGATGATCATAAACCCAACCCCGGACTCTGTGTTGATCAAACAATGCTGCTCATACCGTCCGTACATTGGTGTGCCGCCCCCGTGTCCTGCTTTCGCAAGCACATCAACTCAGACAGAAAACTTCTTCACCGCCGAGCTCTCCTCCTACCTCAGCTTCTCCCAGAAAAACAGAGCCACTTTGGAATCTCAGAACATGAAACCTTTGGATCTTAGCTTGCCACAGAGAGCGAGGGGAGAGCAAGGGAAGACACTTGAAGtctacagaaaacacaaagcagagaaaaGTCTTGAGCAGAATGCAGCAGGGGGTAAGAAGGAACCCTCAATCGAAGAGACTCCAAGCCCTCAGTCAGAGGCTGAAACCAAGTCGGCCAACACCACTACCTCCAGTGAGGACGACCACCACGCTGGGAAGAAAGAT GTCGGAGTGGTTCAGCTGAGACTCAACAAACCCTTCTTCTTCAAGACGAAGGGAGAGGGGCAGTCACCTCGTCCATACTCGCCGTTGATGAAACTCGCTCAGGGAAGAGATGTTGAATCCAAGAAGTGCCGTTCAGGAAGAAAATGA
- the LOC114134514 gene encoding phosphatidylinositol N-acetylglucosaminyltransferase subunit Y, whose protein sequence is MFSLSMMVGLVPIVSLCGLFFSAAVDENFPQGCTSSNSLCFYSLLLPVTIPVYVFFHLWSWMGIKLFRHN, encoded by the coding sequence ATGTTCTCCCTGTCCATGATGGTGGGACTGGTTCCCATTGTGTCTCTGTGTGGTTTGTTCTTCTCTGCCGCTGTGGATGAGAACTTCCCTCAGGGCTGCACCAGCAGCAACAGTCTGTGTTTCTACAGCCTGCTGCTGCCGGTCACCATCCCAGTCTATGTCTTCTTCCACCTTTGGAGCTGGATGGGGATCAAGCTCTTCAGGCACAACTAG
- the pyurf gene encoding protein preY, mitochondrial — MLKNVLSRLVTETGRVHRRVNRASSIQTLTACRVSARSFAEVKDEVQLPFDSSLLEVLVCPLSKKPLRYDANTNELINEELGIAYPIVDGIPNMIPQEARLIQKDTQTPSTPAE, encoded by the exons ATGTTGAAGAATGTTCTGAGCAGGTTGGTTACAGAAACTGGTCGTGTTCACCGTCGTGTGAATCGCGCTTCGTCCATACAGACGCTGACGGCCTGCCGTGTGTCGGCGAGGAGCTTCGCCGAGGTGAAGGACGAGGTGCAGCTTCCTTTCGACTCCTCCCTGCTGGAAGTACTGGTCTGTCCGCTGTCCAAGAAGCCACTGAG GTATGATGCCAACACCAACGAGCTGATCAACGAGGAGCTCGGCATTGCTTATCCCATCGTTGATGGCATTCCAAACATGATCCCGCAGGAGGCCAGGCTGATACAGAAAGACACTCAAACTCCAAGCACACCTGCAGAGTAG